Proteins found in one Primulina eburnea isolate SZY01 chromosome 16, ASM2296580v1, whole genome shotgun sequence genomic segment:
- the LOC140816802 gene encoding protein CHLOROPLAST J-LIKE DOMAIN 1, chloroplastic-like, with amino-acid sequence MALPVIQILNTSQLLPRRCFLKGGSPPLGQFPTSFLRISRIYPVSSKGVVRAAFSAAGSSGANSDFNPYEVIGVNPLEGFDMVKAAYTKKLKDANRRGDEATATRKRPYDSIMMSQLTKRKKGETVGPFNVSKDIKYADKQPIVPWGPRFAKSEVKDMRINMAISAVFTAWIFIKRSAEYKPLQFIAFVFVYRIFEKLKAFEPPSSPTFTEEGEDEGRMLRMGKRLLRSLALVFGTIAFASLGYTGILNVVEYSLGYVPVFLHNNQELLVTVSTALMLYVLASFYR; translated from the exons ATGGCTCTACCAGTGATCCAAATTCTCAACACTTCACAATTGCTTCCTAGGAGATGCTTCCTCAAAGGTGGTTCACCTCCATTAGGTCAATTTCCCACTTCATTTCTCAG GATTTCCAGAATTTATCCAGTGAGCAGCAAAGGTGTGGTGCGTGCTGCATTCTCAGCCGCCGGTAGTTCTGGTGCAAACAGTGATTTTAATCCATACGAG GTTATAGGTGTGAATCCCCTCGAGGGATTTGACATGGTCAAGGCAGCTTATACCAAAAAGCTAAAGGATGCTAATAGGAGAGGTGACGAAGCCACCGCCACCCGA AAAAGGCCCTACGATTCGATAATGATGTCGCAGTTGACGAAAAGGAAGAAGGGCGAGACAGTTGGTCCGTTTAAT GTTTCAAAGGATATAAAGTATGCGGATAAGCAGCCAATTGTCCCATGGGGCCCAAG ATTTGCCAAATCTGAGGTCAAAGATATGCGAATTAACATGGCAATATCAGCTGTATTT ACAGCTTGGATATTTATCAAACGTAGTGCAGAGTATAAACCTTTGCAATTTATAGCCTTCGTGTTTGTCTATCGAATTTTTGAGAAGTTAAAAGCATTTGAACCCCCCTCATCTCCCACTTTTACG GAAGAAGGTGAGGATGAAGGTAGAATGTTGCGAATGGGAAAAAGGCTACTCCGATCTCTAGCCCTGGTTTTTGGTACCATAGCTTTTGCTTCTTTG GGATACACTGGTATTCTGAATGTAGTCGAATATTCACTTGGCTATGTGCCGGTTTTCTTGCACAACAACCAG GAACTGCTCGTAACTGTGTCAACGGCGCTCATGCTCTACGTTCTAGCCTCATTCTATCGGTGA
- the LOC140817429 gene encoding glucan endo-1,3-beta-glucosidase-like, producing the protein MAVSSRIRNSLLPSAAAVFVALLQITAVHCIGVNYGTLGDNLPPPAQVAAFLKDKTTIDRIKLFDVNPDILRAFADTGILVAVTVPNGEIPSLTNVRYARRWVAENIKPFYPRTKINYILVGNEILHWGPQNLIDNLVSAMRSVHKALLLSGIKDIKVTTAHSLGILKRSEPPSLGRFRPGWDVGVLAPMLQFLRETKSPFMVNPYPYFGYSPEKADFALFRPNKGYYDRYSKRTYGNMFDLLLDAVYMSMKRLGYGDVDIVAGETGWASQGETFEQPKCSVENAASYNGGLVRQYNSGRGTPLMPHRRFETYIFALFNENQKTGSLAERNFGLFRPDFSAVYDVGIMRAGAGAAPAKPVPTPAPAAGKKWCVPKPAATDAALQSNINYVCSQGVNCGPIQPGGSCFDPNTVRAHASFIMNAYYQAEGRNDFNCDFAGSGILTANDPSYGACRYTS; encoded by the exons ATGGCGGTGTCGTCAAGGATTCGTAATTCTCTACTACCTTCCGCCGCCGCTGTCTTCGTCGCCCTCCTCCAAATCACCGCCGTGCACTGCATAGGCGTTAACTACGGCACCCTCGGGGACAACCTCCCTCCGCCTGCTCAAGTCGCCGCGTTCCTCAAAGACAAGACGACCATCGACCGTATTAAACTCTTTGATGTCAACCCAGACATCCTCCGGGCCTTCGCCGACACGGGGATACTCGTCGCCGTCACCGTGCCTAACGGCGAGATCCCCAGTCTAACCAACGTTCGCTACGCCCGCCGTTGGGTGGCTGAAAACATCAAGCCATTCTACCCGCGGACGAAGATCAACTACATCCTCGTTGGCAACGAAATCCTTCACTGGGGCCCACAGAATCTCATCGACAACCTCGTATCGGCCATGAGAAGCGTCCACAAAGCTCTTCTCCTCTCCGGGATCAAAGACATCAAGGTGACGACAGCTCATTCCCTCGGAATCCTCAAACGATCCGAACCCCCGAGCCTGGGCAGGTTCCGACCCGGATGGGACGTCGGGGTACTCGCTCCAATGCTCCAGTTCCTCCGTGAAACGAAGTCTCCTTTCATGGTGAACCCATACCCGTACTTCGGATACAGCCCTGAGAAGGCAGATTTCGCTTTGTTCCGACCAAACAAAGGATATTATGACAGATACTCCAAAAGAACCTACGGAAACATGTTCGATTTGTTATTGGACGCTGTGTACATGTCAATGAAGAGACTGGGATACGGAGATGTCGACATTGTAGCCGGCGAGACGGGGTGGGCGTCGCAGGGGGAGACGTTTGAGCAGCCCAAATGCTCGGTCGAGAATGCGGCGTCGTACAATGGAGGTCTTGTGAGGCAGTACAATTCTGGGAGAGGGACGCCATTGATGCCGCACCGGAGGTTTGAGACATATATCTTCGCGTTGTTTAACGAGAATCAGAAAACGGGCTCTCTAGCAGAAAGGAATTTCGGGCTTTTCCGACCAGATTTCTCTGCCGTATACGACGTTGGAATCATGCGCGCCGGAGCCGGAGCTGCTCCCGCAAAG CCTGTTCCTACACCAGCGCCAGCGGCAGGGAAGAAATGGTGTGTGCCGAAGCCGGCGGCAACCGACGCAGCCCTGCAGTCCAACATAAACTACGTGTGCAGCCAAGGGGTAAACTGTGGTCCTATTCAGCCCGGTGGCTCGTGCTTCGACCCCAACACGGTGCGGGCACATGCGTCCTTTATAATGAATGCTTACTACCAAGCTGAAGGCAGAAATGACTTCAACTGTGACTTCGCCGGCTCTGGCATCCTCACTGCCAACGACCCCA GTTATGGCGCATGCAGGTACACTTCTTAA
- the LOC140817550 gene encoding elongator complex protein 1 produces the protein MNNLKISWEVAARLQLQSESAEEFLRLSAIDVERDLLFFASSSNFIYTMPNLSSQTEGAWSKTSSPASAQLIDLEAGDYITCLEYVMEKEALLLGTSYGLLLLFNVDDNATEIVGRVEGGVRCISLSPDGDLFGMITGFQQILVMNLDWDLLYEMARDDLSEDIDVHELASSAEVLFDNPISWRGDGKFFAALSKAHDSFPSNKKLKIWERDSGALHAVSEPRPFMGSALDWIQSGGKIAAVYYRIEEKKCPSIVFFERNGLERSSFSINEGIEATIDFLRFNCSSDLLAAIVRNETFDTLKIWVFSNNHWYLKQEIRYSRNDKVNFMWDPTKPLRLICWTLSGQIISYKFVWVTAVRDNSTAFVIDGSKILVTPLALSLIPPPMYCFSLEFPSAIRDMTYCSKVSQNRLVASLSDGGLSIVELPLLEQWDELEGNHFKVEASYFGTEFGSLLHLSLLDSHVLLGVSYFHFGDSDGTKRSPFDKDGNLGYYLMEIEISCSEDQIPSSVTSSGWQSEISSQIYLEGVVIGIAPVPSHRSLAFVQFDGGKLSEYIPKAGTNRGASLRKCDNKNFLLSCPQMDIAQVGDFTPDKLLLLGLDDNGSLHTEGRILCKNCRSFSFYSNSGDSTMTHLVIATKQNLLFIVDFGDIVRGELDQKYENFMPIVKSRKSETESFYINIWERGAQVVGVLHGDESAIILQTPRGNLECVYPRKLVLASIVNSLDKGHFRDALLMVRRHRIDFNIIVDRCGWQTFVQSAADFVRQVRNLSYITEFVCGLKNINIMETLYKNHLSAHNIKNECKDVKVSNGDNIVNSVLMAIHKALEEHIEDSPSREICILTTLAKNDPPALEQALERVKFIREMELSGTDDSKRTSYPSSEEALKHLLWLSDSEAVFEAALGLYDLNLAAIVALNSQKDPKEFLPLLEELENMPMLLMKYKIDLKLRRYESALRHIFSAGDPYYKDFTDLMMNVPELYPLGLQLIDQPHKKRQILEAWGDHLFSSKCFEDAATTYLCSFHLEKALKAYRACGNWRGVLTVAGLIKLGKDELLHLARELCEELQALGKLGDAAKIVLDYCGDINNGISLLVQAREWEEALRIAFLHQRGDLVSVVKSSSLECSSLLIGEYNEGMEKAGKYLTRYLAVRQRRLLLAATIQSDERSVGYLDDETGSQASTTFSELSAYTTGTKKGSAASTSLSTSARGRGRQRNRGKIRAGSPSEEMALVEHLKGMSLTEGAKCELKSLLTCLVMLGEEETARKLQRSAEKFQVAQIAAVKLTEDAMPSDKVDEHVFLLERYIQNVRKEPLHNSEAFSWMSKVLP, from the exons ATGAATAATCTGAAGATTTCTTGGGAGGTGGCTGCGAGGCTGCAGTTACAGTCTGAAAGTGCGGAGGAGTTCCTCCGGTTGTCGGCCATTGACGTTGAGCGAGATCTCCTCTTCTTCGCTTCATCCTCCAATTTCATTTACACAATGCCGAATCTTTCATCTCAA ACTGAAGGAGCTTGGAGTAAGACCTCATCACCTGCTTCTGCTCAGCTCATTGATCTAGAAGCAGGAGATTACATTACTTGTTTAGAATACGTCATGGAAAAGGAAGCCTTGCTCTTGGGAACTTCTTATGGTCTTCTATTACTCTTTAATGTGGATGATAATGCAACAGAAATTGTTGGACGAGTCGAAGGTGGTGTCAGGTGCATCTCACTAAGTCCAGATGGTGATTTGTTCGGTATGATCACTGGTTTTCAGCAGATTCTAGTGATGAATCTTGATTGGGATCTGTTGTATGAGATGGCACGAGATGATTTGTCAGAAGATATTGACGTAC ATGAATTAGCATCTTCTGCCGAAGTTTTGTTTGACAATCCCATTTCATGGAGGGGCGATGGCAAGTTTTTTGCAGCTCTTAGCAAGGCGCATGATTCATTTCCCTCAAATAAAAAGCTTAAAATTTGGGAACGTGACTCAGGGGCGCTCCATGCTGTCTCAGAACCAAGGCCTTTCATGGGATCAGCATTGGACTGGATTCAAAGTGGAGGAAAAATTGCTGCTGTCTATTATcgaattgaagaaaagaaatGCCCATCTATAGTCTTTTTTGAGAGAAATGGTTTAGAGAGAAGCTCATTCAGTATCAACGAGGGAATTGAGGCTACTATAGACTTTCTGAGGTTCAACTGTAGCTCTGATCTTCTTGCTGCTATTGTTAGAAATGAAACATTCGATACTCTCAAGATTTGGGTTTTTAGTAATAATCACTGGTACTTAAAGCAGGAGATTAGATATTCAAGGAATGATAAAGTGAACTTCATGTGGGATCCGACAAAACCTCTTCGATTGATTTGTTGGACTCTCAGTGGCCAAATTATAAGCTATAAGTTTGTTTGGGTCACGGCAGTAAGGGATAATTCAACAGCATTTGTCATTGATGGCTCAAAGATACTAGTAACCCCATTAGCGTTGTCCCTGATTCCACCTCCTATGTATTGTTTTAGCTTGGAGTTTCCTAGCGCTATTCGTGATATGACTTACTGCTCCAAAGTTTCACAAAATCGTCTGGTTGCATCTCTGTCAGATGGAGGTTTAAGTATTGTGGAGCTTCCTCTGCTTGAACAATGGGATGAGCTGGAAGGGAACCATTTTAAAGTTGAGGCTTCATATTTTGGTACAGAATTTGGATCTTTGCTACATCTGTCTCTGTTGGATTCACACGTGCTTCTTGGTGTTTCCTACTTTCATTTTGGTGATAGTGATGGCACTAAGAGATCCCCGTTTGATAAGGATGGCAATCTAGGTTATTACCTGATGGAAATTGAGATCAGTTGCTCTGAAGATCAAATTCCTAGTTCAGTGACATCCTCAGGTTGGCAAAGTGAAATTTCGAGTCAGATTTATCTTGAAGGGGTGGTTATTGGTATAGCTCCTGTGCCATCTCATAGATCTTTGGCATTTGTTCAGTTTGATGGTGGAAAATTATCTGAGTACATCCCAAAGGCTGGAACAAATAGAGGAGCCAGTCTTCGTAAGTGTGACAATAAGAATTTCTTGTTGTCCTGCCCTCAGATGGATATTGCTCAAGTTGGAGATTTTACACCAGATAAATTGTTACTCCTTGGGCTTGATGACAATGGCAGCTTGCATACTGAGGGAAGGATATTATGTAAGAACTGCAGAAGCTTTTCATTTTACTCGAATTCTGGTGATTCAACAATGACTCATTTGGTGATTGCAACGAAACAGAATTTACTATTTATTGTTGACTTTGGTGATATCGTGCGTGGAGAATTGGACCAGAAGTATGAGAATTTCATGCCTATTGTGAAGAGTAGAAAGTCTGAAACTGAAAgcttttatataaatatatgggaGAGAGGGGCCCAGGTTGTAGGTGTCCTCCATGGAGATGAGTCTGCTATCATACTACAGACACCTCGAGGAAATCTTGAATGTGTGTATCCCAGAAAATTGGTCCTTGCTTCAATTGTAAATTCTTTGGACAAAGGCCATTTCAGAGATGCCTTGCTCATGGTAAGACGACATAGGatagattttaatattattgTTGACCGTTGTGGTTGGCAAACCTTTGTTCAGTCAGCTGCAGATTTTGTCAGACAGGTGAGGAATTTGAGCTACATAACAGAGTTTGTGTGTGGcttgaaaaatataaatatcatgGAGACACTGTACAAAAATCACTTGTCCGCGCATAACATAAAGAATGAGTGCAAAGACGTAAAGGTTTCAAATGGTGATAATATAGTAAACTCAGTCCTGATGGCCATCCACAAGGCGCTTGAGGAGCACATCGAGGATAGTCCTTCAAGAGAGATTTGCATTCTGACCACTTTAGCTAAAAATGACCCCCCAGCTCTGGAACAGGCTTTGGAAAGAGTAAAGTTTATCCGAGAAATGGAGCTCTCGGGAACTGATGATTCAAAGAGAACGTCTTACCCTTCGTCCGAGGAAGCTCTGAAGCATCTGTTATGGTTGTCTGATTCAGAGGCGGTTTTTGAAGCTGCTTTGGGGCTTTATGATTTAAATCTTGCCGCTATTGTTGCGTTAAATTCACAAAAGGATCCTAAAGAATTTCTGCCACTACTTGAAGAACTGGAAAACATGCCAATGCTTTTGATGAAGTATAAAATAGACCTTAAACTGAGAAGATATGAAAGTGCTCTCAGGCACATTTTTTCTGCGGGAGACCCTTACTATAAAGATTTTACAGACCTGATGATGAACGTTCCTGAACTATATCCTCTGGGTCTTCAGTTGATTGATCAGCCGCATAAAAAACGGCAAATTCTTGAAGCATGGGGAGATCatcttttttcttcaaaatgcTTTGAGGATGCTGCTACCACCTATTTGTGTAGCTTCCATCTAGAAAAAGCTCTAAAGGCTTATCGTGCTTGTGGCAATTGGAGGGGGGTTCTGACAGTAGCTGGCCTCATTAAACTTGGGAAGGATGAGCTTTTGCATCTGGCGCGTGAACTCTGCGAGGAGCTTCAGGCACTTGGTAAATTAGGTGATGCTGCTAAAATAGTATTAGATTATTGTGGTGATATAAACAATGGTATCAGCTTATTGGTCCAAGCAAGAGAATGGGAAGAGGCTTTGAGAATTGCTTTTCTGCACCAAAGAGGCGACCTGGTTTCAGTAGTGAAAAGTTCTTCTCTGGAGTGTTCTAGCTTGCTTATTGGAGAATACAATGAAGGGATGGAAAAAGCTGGCAAGTACTTGACCCGCTACTTGGCTGTTCGTCAAAGAAGATTGTTACTTGCTGCAACAATCCAATCTGACGAGCGATCTGTGGGCTATCTTGATGATGAAACAGGTTCACAAGCTAGCACTACTTTCAGTGAGTTGAGTGCATATACCACAGG GACCAAAAAGGGTTCAGCTGCATCGACTTCCCTGAGCACGTCTGCCAGGGGCAGAGGGCGTCAGCGAAATAGAGGAAAAATAAGAGCTGGAAG CCCGAGTGAGGAGATGGCTCTAGTAGAGCATTTGAAGGGCATGTCTCTAACCGAAGGAGCAAAATGTGAGCTTAAATCTCTACTGACTTGTCTTGTCATGCTTGGTGAAGAAGAAACTGCTCGGAAATTACAGCGTAGTGCTGAAAAGTTCCAGGTCGCTCAAATCGCAGCGGTAAAGTTAACTGAGGATGCGATGCCCAGTGATAAGGTTGATGAACATGTGTTCTTGTTAGAACGTTACATTCAGAATGTGCGCAAGGAACCACTGCATAATTCAGAGGCCTTCTCTTGGATGTCAAAAGTATTGCCTTGA